One Deltaproteobacteria bacterium genomic window carries:
- a CDS encoding TolC family protein, translating into MRAPFLLLLTLSLASPAPASAAEVRLTLEEALAEVREKGEGWEIAALRVEESRALRREALSPLLPSLSLGGSGVWNGVTVDIGGSSFRPRYDWDATARLSLTLVDPALYPSYRAAARQTRAAEARAAWIRAELLFEVEQAFFQLAALEEELSIARRAAELRATYVERARALIASELALPIDLARARASQLEAEQLVLDAEGRLGSGADALALLLGRAPDGGLRASFDTTLPPEQPPEAAPEVPPGGRADLRGLKLSLEARRLQIDRRWWSLFPALSLSGQVGLGEPSFTSPDGYSGSITLSLRWTLYDGGATYALLAAERARARIEELELSRATRRAEAEMSRARRDWRLSFAVIGVATEKLEAARQAHEMARARFEAGTADTIEVDEAADALLRAEVDLNRARLRARIARAAYLHQSETGEQSP; encoded by the coding sequence GTGCGTGCCCCCTTCCTGCTGCTGCTGACGCTCTCCCTCGCCTCGCCGGCCCCGGCGAGCGCCGCGGAGGTGCGCCTGACCCTCGAGGAGGCCCTCGCGGAGGTGCGGGAGAAGGGAGAGGGCTGGGAGATCGCGGCCCTGCGGGTGGAGGAGAGCCGGGCGCTGCGGCGCGAGGCGCTCTCACCCCTGCTGCCCTCCCTCTCCCTCGGTGGCAGCGGGGTCTGGAACGGCGTCACCGTGGACATCGGCGGCTCCTCCTTCCGGCCGCGCTACGACTGGGACGCCACGGCCCGCCTCTCCCTCACCCTGGTCGATCCCGCCCTCTACCCCTCCTATCGCGCGGCGGCCCGGCAGACGCGCGCCGCCGAGGCCCGGGCCGCGTGGATCCGGGCCGAGCTCCTCTTCGAGGTCGAGCAGGCCTTCTTCCAGCTCGCCGCCCTGGAGGAGGAGCTCTCCATCGCCCGTCGGGCCGCAGAGCTCCGCGCCACCTACGTCGAGCGCGCCCGCGCCCTCATCGCGAGCGAGCTGGCCCTGCCCATCGACCTGGCGCGGGCCCGGGCCTCGCAGCTGGAGGCCGAGCAGCTGGTGCTGGACGCGGAGGGGAGGCTGGGCAGCGGCGCCGACGCGCTGGCCCTGCTCCTGGGGCGCGCTCCCGACGGCGGCCTCCGGGCGAGCTTCGACACCACCCTCCCACCGGAGCAGCCTCCCGAGGCGGCGCCAGAGGTCCCGCCGGGCGGGCGCGCCGACCTGCGCGGGCTGAAGCTCTCCCTCGAGGCCCGGCGCCTCCAGATCGATCGCCGCTGGTGGTCCCTCTTCCCCGCGCTCTCCCTCTCCGGGCAGGTCGGCCTGGGTGAGCCCTCCTTCACCTCTCCCGACGGCTACTCCGGGTCCATCACCCTCTCCCTGCGCTGGACCCTCTACGATGGCGGCGCCACCTACGCCCTTCTTGCCGCCGAGCGCGCGCGGGCCCGGATCGAGGAGCTCGAGCTCTCCCGGGCGACCCGCCGGGCCGAGGCGGAGATGAGCCGCGCGCGGCGCGACTGGCGCCTCTCCTTCGCCGTCATCGGGGTGGCCACCGAGAAGCTCGAGGCCGCCCGCCAGGCCCACGAGATGGCCCGGGCCCGCTTCGAGGCGGGCACCGCCGACACCATCGAGGTCGACGAGGCCGCCGACGCCCTGCTGCGGGCCGAGGTGGACCTGAACCGCGCGCGCCTGCGCGCCCGCATCGCCCGGGCAGCCTACCTGCACCAGAGCGAGACCGGAGAGCAGAGCCCATGA